The genomic DNA TAATAAAAGACCTGCTTTGGCAGCAGGATAATCAGGAACTATAGAATCTAATTTAAAAGGAAATCTAGGAGTTAATGCTGGTATATCACCCGATTCGAAAAGCTGTGTTCCTATATCTTCAGGAACTTTTAGGGTTTCAACCGAACCATCTATTCGCTTTACTTCAATATTATCTACGGTTCTAAACATTAAATACGTAGACAAATTATCAGCTTCAGCAAAAGGAATATTATTTATAGAAACGATTTTATCACCATCCTTAAAGCCATATTGTTCCATTGTTTTTGTAACTCCATAGCCATATTTTATATCGTCCGTATTTTGGTAGTCTTCACCCCAAACAAACAATATCATCATATAAATAAAAAAGCCTAATAAAAAATTAACAATAACGCCACCAAGCATAATAATTAAACGTTGCCATGCTGGTTTAGAACGAAATTCCCATGGCTGAGGTTCTTTAGCCATTTGCTCCGTATCCATACTCTCGTCAATCATACCTGCTATTTTAACATAACCGCCTAATGGTAACCAGCCTATGCCATAAACCGTATCGCCTATTTTCTTTTTGAATAAAGAAAATTTTACATCAAAAAATAAATAAAACTTTTCTACTCTTGTTTTAAATATTTTAGCGGGGATAAAATGCCCCAGCTCATGCAAAACAACTAAAATGGAAAGGCTTAATAATAATTGAGCCGCTTTTATTAAAAATACAGACATGTATTACATTTTTTTTATAACCGCACAAAAGTAAGCTTTTAAACCAACTTTAAAAAGACAATTATAATATGCTCTTATTATTTAACATGATTTTAAGCCTAAATACTATATACCCTAAATTTATCCATTCTATTTTTTGTTTTAAAAGATGAGAATATAACATCCTGAAAAATTTCTTTTTTTAATTAAATTTTTAGACTCCAATGTTTCATTGTATTTTTGTATAAGTTTAATTTTAACAGTTAAAATGTTATCATTTTTTAAGGATTACAAAGGGTTTGCAATTGTATTTGTCATTATTTCTATTGTCATAGTTTCAATTATTTATAACACCCTAAATGTTTATCAACCACTACCTGTTTATCAACCTACTATGGTGAGTACAGAATTGGTAGACAGTACCATTCAATATAAAAAGAAGTATCATAAAATAGCCGATTTTTCACTTACCAATCAAAATGGTAAAACGGTCACACAAAACGATTATAAAAACAAAATATACGTAGCCGACTTCTTTTTCACTACCTGCCAGACTATTTGCCCCATTATGACCGATCATATGGCGCAAATACAACAAAAAATTATTAATGACAACGACGTTATGTTACTCTCTCATTCTGTAACTCCAGAAATAGATACAGTTGCCCAGCTAAAACGTTATGCTAAGAAAAAAGGAGTAAATGATAGTAAGTGGAATTTAGTTACTGGGGACAAAAAACAAATATATCAACTTGCCAGAAAAAGTTATTTAGCGGTTAAAGACCACGGAGATGGAGGACCTTTTGATATGGTACATACTGAAAACTTTATGCTTATTGATAAAAAACGTCAAATAAGAGGGTTTTATGACGGTACAAATAAGGAAGATATTGATCGCTTACTTGATGATATTAAAATCCTAAAAGAAGAATATCAAAAATAGTTTTCTATCAACCATTTTTTTAGACTACTTTTTTATGCTATTTTTGCTTCTTTAAAATCAATCTAAATAAGCTTGCAAGACACTTTAGCACAACTCAAACGTGGTGAAAAGGGTATTATTACCGATGTTTCATCTATTCATATACCTTTAAAGCTCTTAGAAATGGGATGTTTACCAGGCAATTCTGTGCAACTTGTACAACTTGCTCCTTTTCAAGACCCTATGTATCTTAATATAAA from Flavivirga abyssicola includes the following:
- a CDS encoding SCO family protein encodes the protein MLSFFKDYKGFAIVFVIISIVIVSIIYNTLNVYQPLPVYQPTMVSTELVDSTIQYKKKYHKIADFSLTNQNGKTVTQNDYKNKIYVADFFFTTCQTICPIMTDHMAQIQQKIINDNDVMLLSHSVTPEIDTVAQLKRYAKKKGVNDSKWNLVTGDKKQIYQLARKSYLAVKDHGDGGPFDMVHTENFMLIDKKRQIRGFYDGTNKEDIDRLLDDIKILKEEYQK
- the rseP gene encoding RIP metalloprotease RseP, coding for MSVFLIKAAQLLLSLSILVVLHELGHFIPAKIFKTRVEKFYLFFDVKFSLFKKKIGDTVYGIGWLPLGGYVKIAGMIDESMDTEQMAKEPQPWEFRSKPAWQRLIIMLGGVIVNFLLGFFIYMMILFVWGEDYQNTDDIKYGYGVTKTMEQYGFKDGDKIVSINNIPFAEADNLSTYLMFRTVDNIEVKRIDGSVETLKVPEDIGTQLFESGDIPALTPRFPFKLDSIVPDYPAAKAGLLLTDKILSINGKEINYYSDLTYALKNNVKEGINLTVKRDSVIKTLSITPTEDNKIGILPIPTDESYVKYQHRDYSFGESISSGLSVGYWSIKDYLAQFKYIFTKKGASQIGGFAAIGKMFPSTWNWAAFWQLTAFLSIMLGVLNLLPIPALDGGHVMFLLYEMVSGRKPGDKFMEYAQMVGFFILIALVLFANGNDIYKAIFG
- a CDS encoding FeoA family protein, giving the protein MQDTLAQLKRGEKGIITDVSSIHIPLKLLEMGCLPGNSVQLVQLAPFQDPMYLNINGTHLAIRKETASHVLIEKVTYE